A genomic region of Rhipicephalus sanguineus isolate Rsan-2018 chromosome 1, BIME_Rsan_1.4, whole genome shotgun sequence contains the following coding sequences:
- the LOC119394786 gene encoding uncharacterized protein LOC119394786 isoform X1 yields MRTTLVLSSLLALCLIVLAEDKPADEKPAETTTAAASTDDEKKEGDEKIEGRGLFLSGGGLGGGLGGCPPCPCGYGPGVGGGFRGAGFGSGYGGSYGAGGAGYGGGYSGGYRGGYGGGSYGGGYGGGIRPGVGIGGASYGGGVGPGYGGGVGPGVGVGPGIGKGVVGGPVGPVGGVGGVGVGVGPGIGKGVGGVPVGGPVGGAVGVGPGLGKGVVGGPVGGPVGGPVGGAIGVGPGVGGGVGPGVGVVPVGGAIGGGYGGGVGGGYGGGVGGGYGGGVGGVAGAATSSSAYQGAGGFADKAAGQEAGQGSFAYNVGGSDKKVFGHSSSYGDSKSFGLSESSGFNRGEGQASHGSAYDKEAAGSGSVSHSSGKEVVVG; encoded by the exons ATGAGGACCACT CTAGTTTTATCGAGCCTGCTTGCCCTCTGCCTCATTGTTCTCGCTGAAGACAAGCCGGCTGATGAGAAACCAGCTGAAACTACAACAGCAGCCGCATCTACTGACGATGAAAAAAAGGAAGGTGACGAGAAGATTGAAGGCCGCGGGCTCTTCCTGAGCGGCGGCGGGCTCGGCGGTGGTCTCGGTGGCTGCCCGCCATGCCCTTGTGGCTATGGACCGGGCGTCGGCGGGGGATTCCGTGGAGCAGGCTTCGGCTCAGGCTATGGTGGTAGCTACGGCGCTGGCGGAGCTGGCTACGGAGGAGGTTATAGCGGCGGCTACCGCGGTGGCTACGGCGGTGGTTCGTACGGTGGCGGCTATGGTGGAGGCATTCGCCCCGGTGTTGGAATTGGAGGCGCTAGCTACGGAGGAGGTGTCGGTCCGGGATACGGAGGAGGAGTTGGTCCCGGTGTTGGAGTTGGCCCTGGAATTGGCAAAGGTGTCGTCGGAGGACCCGTTGGCCCTGTTGGCGGTGTTGGCGGTGTTGGAGTCGGCGTCGGTCCCGGAATCGGTAAAGGAGTCGGCGGAGTGCCTGTTGGAGGTCCTGTCGGAGGCGCTGTTGGTGTCGGCCCTGGTCTCGGTAAGGGTGTCGTCGGAGGACCCGTCGGAGGACCCGTCGGAGGACCTGTCGGAGGAGCTATCGGTGTCGGCCCCGGAGTCGGTGGTGGTGTTGGGCCCGGCGTTGGTGTTGTTCCAGTAGGTGGCGCAATCGGTGGAGGCTATGGAGGTGGCGTCGGAGGAGGCTACGGAGGTGGTGTCGGCGGAGGCTACGgaggtggcgtcggcggcgtcgctgGGGCTGCTACTTCTAGTTCCGCTTACCAGGGTGCTGGAGGTTTTGCGGACAAGGCTGCCGGTCAGGAAGCCGGTCAAGGAAGCTTTGCCTACAACGTTGGCGGCTCCGACAAGAAAGTCTTCGGGCACAGCTCGTCGTACGGAGACTCCAAAAGCTTCGGCCTGAGTGAGAGCTCAGGTTTCAACCGCGGTGAGGGTCAAGCAAGCCACGGCAGCGCCTACGACAAGGAGGCTGCTGGGTCCGGTTCCGTGTCCCACAGTTCTGGAAAGGAGGTCGTTGTCGGCTGA